The stretch of DNA GGTCGTACGGGAGGGCGTCGGCGCGGTCGAGGAGCAGTTCGCCGATCAGTCCGATCTCGGTCGGCTCGGGCAGGCGGCCCGCGCCGCTGTCGGCACCGGTCAGCCGTCCGCTCGCCGGTGTCATCACCGTCGCGCCGCGACGGCGGAGGGTGGCGACGTTGTCGACGGTCGCGGGGTGCTGCCACATCTCGGTGTGCATCGCGGGCACGAACAGCACCGGGCAGGTGGCCGTCAGCAGCGACGCGGTCAGCAGGTCGTCGGCGCGGCCGGCGACCGCTCGCGCCATCAGGTCGGCGGTGGCGGGTGCGATCACCACGAGGTCGGCACGGCGGCCGAGCGCCACGTGGGCCACCTCGTCGACGTCGTCGAAGACCTCGGTGCTGACCGGGTTCCCGGACAGCGCCTCGAATGTCGCGGCCCCCACGAAGTTCAGGGCGGCGCGTGTCGGGACGACCCGTACATCGTGTCCGGCCTCGGTGAAGTGTCGGATGACACTGCACACCTTGTACGCGGCGATCCCCCCGCCGACCCCGATGAGGACGTGCGACACCGGCGGGCCTACTCGCCTTCGGTGTGCTCGAGCAGATCCGAGTGGATCTCGCGCATCGCGATCGAGAGCGGCTTCTCCTGGACGCCCGGCTCCACCAGGGGGCCGACGTATTCGAGGATGCCCTCGGCGAGCTGGTTGTAGTAGTCGTTGATCTGGCGGGCGCGCTTGGCGGCGTAGATCACCAGCGCGTACTTCGACGACGTGCGTTCGAGCAGTTCGTCGATCGGCGGGTTGGTGATGCCCAACGGGGTGTCGTACACGGGCTCGTCGACGACGGTCTGATCGATCTCGGTCTGAGTGCTCACACGTTCTCCTGCGCAGTATTCGTACGGTCGGCCGCATCTGACGGTCGCGGCCCGACCAGCAAGCTTAGCAATTGTCCCACCGCTTCGTCGACATCGTCGTTCACGATGAGGTGGTCGAACTCGTCCTGGGCCGCCATCTCGACCCGCGCGGTGTCCAGTCGACGCGCGACGGCGTCGGAGGTCTCGGTGCCGCGGCCGGTCAGGCGGGACACCAGTTCGTCCCAGCTGGGCGGGGCGAGGAACACGGTGATCGCCTCGTCGAGGTGTTCCCGGACGTTGCGGGCGCCGACGAGGTCGACCTCCACCAGGACGGGCCGTCCGGCGGCCATCGCCGCCTCCACCGGTGCCGCCGGGGTGCCGGAGCGCTGCAGCCCGCCGTGGACGTCCGCCCACTCGAGCATCTCGCCCGCGGCGATCATCTCGTCGAACGCCGCGCGCGTCACGAAGTGGTAGTCGCGGCCGTCGACCTCGCCGGGGCGAGGGTCGCGCGTCGTCACCGACACGCTGAAGTGCAGTTCGGGAAGTTCCTCACGGAGACGGCGTACCACCGTGGACTTACCTACGGCCGAGGGGCCGACCAGCACTACCAGTCGGCCCCTCGGTCGGGTGTTCTTCTCGGGCACGCTCAGGAGCTGAACTTCTCGAGCAGAGCCTTGCGCTGACGGTCGCCCAGGCCGCGCAGGCGGCGCGTCGGTGCGATCTCCAGTTCGGTCATGATCTCCTGCGCCTTGACCTTGCCGACCTTGGGCAGGGCCTCCAGAAGGGCCGAGACCTTCATCTTGCCGAGGATCTCGTCGTTCTCGGCATCGGCCAGGACCTGCTTGAGGTCGGTGCCACCGCTCTTGAGGCGGTTCTTGAGCTCGGCACGCACGCGGCGGGCTGCAGCCGCCTTCTCGAGCGCAGCAGCGCGCTGCTCGTCGGTCAACTGGGGAAGAGCCACGGTTCCTCCGTCTTTCGTTTCTACGGGTTCGGTTGGTCCGCACGACGCTACCAAGGTCGGACGGTGGTCCGCCGGGAGACCTGTCTGCCCCCGGCGATCTCCGACGATCGTAACGCTCGTCGCGTGGACCAGCACAGACGGTACCCGCTGCGGCCGGTACTTCGCACGCTCCACCCCGGGCGCGCCGCGGAATCTCCTGCGGTAGTACCGTGTCGCAGCATGCTGAACGACCTGCGCACGCTGGCTCGCGTGCTCTGTGACGACTACGCCCCGCGCACCGCCACCGAATCGGTGATCATCAGCGACCGCCCGCATGGACGTCTGCGCAGGTACGGGAGCCGCGAACAGTTCGATCGGGCTCGCCGCGACGGCGCCGTTCCAGTCCTTCTCGTGCCGCCGTTGGCGGTCCCGGCGAGGTGCTACGACCTCGCGCCGGGCGTCGAGCCGGCGAACTCCGTCGTCGAGTTCCTGTTGTCCACCGGATCGATTCCGTACGTCGTCGATTTCGGCGACGTGGGACGCGCCGAGCGGCGTCTGGGGTTCGAGGACTACTTCGACGGCTTCGTCCCGAGGGCGCTCGGGGACGCGCTCGGCGACTTCGGCGTGTCGGGCGGCTCCGCGGACCTGCTCGGGTGGAGTCTGGGCGGGACGATCTCGTTGCTGACGGCGGCGTTCCACCGCGATCTGCCGATCCGTTCGGTCATCACCGTCGGCACCCCTCTCAGCTACGCGAAGATCCCGATGTACCGCGCGGTGCGCACGGTGCTGGCACCCACCGCGGGCCGGCCCGTCGACTCGGTCCTGAAGGCGCTCGGCGGCATTCCGGCGCCGTTGGTCCAGTTCTCCTACCGGGCCCTCGCATGGCAGCGTGAGCTGCGTAAACCCAAGTACATCCTGGACAATCTGAACGACCGCGACGCGCTGATCCGGATGCAGGTCATCGACCGCTTCCAGGACTCGATGCCCGGCTATCCGGGACGTGTGAGCGAGCAGATGCTGCTCAACCTGGTGGTACGCGACGAGATCGGCGACGGGGTGCTCCACCTCGGCGACCGCACCGTCGACCTGCGCGCACTGACCGCGCCGGTGTTCGCCGTCGGCTCACACCGCGACGCCGTCGTGAGCCACGCCGCGGCACAGCACTGTGAGAACCTTCTGACGTCGTCGTCGCGCGTGGACTTCCACACAGTCGAGACGAGCCACCTGGGTCTGCTGACCGGCGGCGTCGCCGCCGCGCGGACCTGGCCCGCGATCGCGAAGTTCCGCGACGAACTCACGGTCACCGCCTGAGCGCTGATCGACCCGAGTGCCTGGCTACCCGAGCACCTGGCTGCCCCGAGTGCCCTGGCTGTCCCGACTGCCCTGGTTACAGGGCCGCCTCGATCTCGTCTCGGGTCGCCTCCACCGCGGCACGCAGCGCGGCGACGTCGGGACCGGCGCGCAGGATGCTGCGGGAGGCCGCGGGGAGCAGCCACGACACGTCGGCGCCGTCGAAGATGCGCGCGAGGTCGGCCGGGGTCGCCCCCTGGGCGCCGAGTCCCGGCGACAGGATCGGGCCGCCCAGACCGCTCAGGTCCAGACCGTGCTCGCGGGTCGCACCGACCACGACGCCGACGGTGCCCGGACTCTGCGCGTTGACCGCCGCGCCCGCGTCGACGATCGTCTGCGCGACGGTGCCGTGGTCGGCGACGGCGGCGGTCTGCAGCGCTCCGCCGTCGGGGTTGGACGTGCGCGCCAGGGCGAACACCCCCCGATCGGTCGCCTGCGCCGCCGTCACAGCGGGAGAGAGCGATCCGAAGCCCAGGTACGGGGATACCGTGACGGCGTCACTGCACAACGGTGAGGCGTCGTCGAGCCATGCCGTGGTGTAGGCGGCCATCGTCGATCCGATGTCGCCCCGTTTGGCGTCGGCCAGGACGAGGGCGCCGACGTCCCGGCAGCCGGCGATCGTCTCCTCCAGCACCGCGAATCCGGCGGATCCGAACTGCTCGAAGAAGGCGACCTGGGGCTTCACCACGGCGGCGATCGGTGCGACACCCGCCACGCACGCCTGCGCGAAGGCGCGCAGGCCGTCCACCGACACCGGCAGACCCCACTCGGTCAGCAGTGCGGCGTGCGGGTCGATGCCCGCGCAGAGGCGGCCGCGCGCGGCGACCGCCTCCGTGTAGCGTGCACCGAAACTCACGCCCGACCCAGCATCTCGGCGTGGCGGCGCTGCAGCGAGGCCACACCCATCGACGCGCCGATGGCGGCCTCGATGCCCTGCACCGCGGCGCTCGCGCCCGGCACCGTGGTGATGCACGGGACCGTTGCGCCGATGGCCGCCGCGCGGATCTCGTAGCCGTCCACGCGGGGACCGGACGTGCCGTACGGCGTGTTGATGATCATGTCGACCTCGCCCGCCTTGATCTCGTCGACGACGGTCCGCCTGCCCTGTGCCGCCTCGGCGCCCTTGGCGACGGTGGTGACCTCGATACCGTTGCGCCGCAGGACGTCCGCGGTACCGGCGGTGGCCATGATCGAGAAGCCGAGATCGGACAGCCGCTTGATCGGGAGCAGGATCGACGCCTTGTCGCGGTCGGCGACGGACACGAACACGGTTCCGGAGGTCGGGAGTGCACCGCCCGCGCCCTCCTGCGACTTGGCGAACGCGCGTCCGAAGTCGGCGTCGATGCCCATCACCTCGCCGGTGGACTTCATCTCCGGCGACAGCAGCGAGTCGACGCCCGTGCCGTCGGCCCGACGGAAGCGGTTGAACGGCAGGACGGCCTCCTTGACGGCCACCGGGGCGCCCGCCGGGGTCGTCGACCCGTCACCGGTCGCCGGCAGGATGCCCTCGGTGCGGAGCTCGGCGATGCTGCGGCCCATCATGACGCGGGCACAGGCCTTCGCCAGTGGGACGGCCGTCGCCTTGGAGACGAACGGCACGGTGCGGCTGGCGCGCGGATTGGCCTCCAGGACGTACAGGACACCGTCGGCCAGGGCGTACTGGACGTTGAGGAGCCCGCGGACGCCGATGCCCTTCGCGAGCGCCAGCGTGGACGCGCGCACCTGCTCGATCTGCGCGGCGCCCAGCGTGATCGGCGGCAGAGTGCACGCCGAGTCGCCGGAGTGGATGCCCGCCTCCTCGATGTGCTCCATGATGCCGCCGATGTAGATGTCGGTGCCGTCGTAGAGGGCGTCGACGTCGATCTCGACGGCGCCTTCCAGGAAGCGGTCGACGAGCACCGGGCGGTCGTCGGAGATCTCGGTGGCGCGGGCGATGTAGGAGGCCAGGGCCTGCTCGTCGTAGACGATCTCCATACCGCGGCCGCCGAGGACGTACGACGGGCGCACCAGCACCGGATAGCCGATGTCCGCGGCGATGTCGCGTGCGCCGTCGAAGGTGGTCGCGGTGCCGAACTTGGGCGCGGGCAGACCGGCTTCGGTCAGGACGCGGCCGAACTCGCCGCGATCCTCGGCGAGGTCGATGGCCTCCGGGCTCGTGCCGACGATCGGCACACCCGCGGACTGCAGGCGGGCGGCCAGGCCGAGCGGGGTCTGTCCGCCGAGCTGCACGATGACGCCGACGACGGTGCCCGAGACGCTCTCGGCGTGGTACACCTCCATCACGTCCTCGAACGTCAGCGGTTCGAAGTACAGGCGGTCGGCGGTGTCGTAGTCGGTGGAGACCGTCTCCGGGTTGCAGTTGACCATCACGGTCTCGTAGCCGGCTTCGCTGAGCGTGAGGGCGGCGTGCACGCACGAGTAGTCGAACTCGATGCCCTGACCGATGCGGTTGGGGCCCGATCCGAGGATCAACACCTTGGGCCGTTCGGTCTGCGGGGCGATCTCGCTGGTCGCGGCCGGATCGATCTCGTACGCGCTGTAGTGGTACGGGGTCTTGGCCTCGAATTCGGCGGCGCACGTGTCGACCGTCTTGTAGACCGGGCGGACGCCGAGACCCACTCGCAGGGCGCGCGCCGCGTCCTCGTCGGCGAGATCGGCGCGCAGCGCCGCGATCTGGCGGTCCGACAGACCCGTCGTCTTCGCCACCCGCATCAGCTCCTCGTCGACGACGTCGGCATCACGGACCCGGTGGCCCACCTCGCGGACTCCGTCGATCTCGGCGAGGAACCACGGGTCGATCGCCGTGACCTCGTACAGCTTCTCGATCGACACCCCGGCCTCGAGTGCGAGCATCAGCTTGTACATGCGGCCATCGCG from Gordonia humi encodes:
- the rpoZ gene encoding DNA-directed RNA polymerase subunit omega, with product MSTQTEIDQTVVDEPVYDTPLGITNPPIDELLERTSSKYALVIYAAKRARQINDYYNQLAEGILEYVGPLVEPGVQEKPLSIAMREIHSDLLEHTEGE
- the gmk gene encoding guanylate kinase, coding for MPEKNTRPRGRLVVLVGPSAVGKSTVVRRLREELPELHFSVSVTTRDPRPGEVDGRDYHFVTRAAFDEMIAAGEMLEWADVHGGLQRSGTPAAPVEAAMAAGRPVLVEVDLVGARNVREHLDEAITVFLAPPSWDELVSRLTGRGTETSDAVARRLDTARVEMAAQDEFDHLIVNDDVDEAVGQLLSLLVGPRPSDAADRTNTAQENV
- the mihF gene encoding integration host factor, actinobacterial type, which encodes MALPQLTDEQRAAALEKAAAARRVRAELKNRLKSGGTDLKQVLADAENDEILGKMKVSALLEALPKVGKVKAQEIMTELEIAPTRRLRGLGDRQRKALLEKFSS
- a CDS encoding alpha/beta hydrolase: MLNDLRTLARVLCDDYAPRTATESVIISDRPHGRLRRYGSREQFDRARRDGAVPVLLVPPLAVPARCYDLAPGVEPANSVVEFLLSTGSIPYVVDFGDVGRAERRLGFEDYFDGFVPRALGDALGDFGVSGGSADLLGWSLGGTISLLTAAFHRDLPIRSVITVGTPLSYAKIPMYRAVRTVLAPTAGRPVDSVLKALGGIPAPLVQFSYRALAWQRELRKPKYILDNLNDRDALIRMQVIDRFQDSMPGYPGRVSEQMLLNLVVRDEIGDGVLHLGDRTVDLRALTAPVFAVGSHRDAVVSHAAAQHCENLLTSSSRVDFHTVETSHLGLLTGGVAAARTWPAIAKFRDELTVTA
- the pyrF gene encoding orotidine-5'-phosphate decarboxylase produces the protein MSFGARYTEAVAARGRLCAGIDPHAALLTEWGLPVSVDGLRAFAQACVAGVAPIAAVVKPQVAFFEQFGSAGFAVLEETIAGCRDVGALVLADAKRGDIGSTMAAYTTAWLDDASPLCSDAVTVSPYLGFGSLSPAVTAAQATDRGVFALARTSNPDGGALQTAAVADHGTVAQTIVDAGAAVNAQSPGTVGVVVGATREHGLDLSGLGGPILSPGLGAQGATPADLARIFDGADVSWLLPAASRSILRAGPDVAALRAAVEATRDEIEAAL
- the carB gene encoding carbamoyl-phosphate synthase large subunit, with the translated sequence MPRRTDISHVLVIGSGPIVIGQACEFDYSGTQACRVLKAEGLRVSLVNSNPATIMTDPEFADATYVEPISPAYIEKVIQAEAAGGHPIDAVLATLGGQTALNAAVGLHDAGILEKYDIELIGADFDAIQRGEDRQMFKDIVTKVGGESARSAVCYTMDEVRATVDELGFPVVVRPSFTMGGLGSGMAYNDADLKRIAGGGLAASPTANVLIEESILGWKEYELELMRDNKDNVVVVCSIENVDPVGVHTGDSVTVAPAMTLTDREYQIMRDLSIDIIREVGVDTGGCNIQFAQDPRDGRLVVIEMNPRVSRSSALASKATGYPIAKMAAKLAIGYSLDEITNDITKVTPAAFEPTLDYVVVKAPRFAFEKFPGADDELTTTMKSVGEAMSLGRSFAEAFGKVMRSMETKAAGFWTEADRPDPATLDVDALLADIAVARDGRMYKLMLALEAGVSIEKLYEVTAIDPWFLAEIDGVREVGHRVRDADVVDEELMRVAKTTGLSDRQIAALRADLADEDAARALRVGLGVRPVYKTVDTCAAEFEAKTPYHYSAYEIDPAATSEIAPQTERPKVLILGSGPNRIGQGIEFDYSCVHAALTLSEAGYETVMVNCNPETVSTDYDTADRLYFEPLTFEDVMEVYHAESVSGTVVGVIVQLGGQTPLGLAARLQSAGVPIVGTSPEAIDLAEDRGEFGRVLTEAGLPAPKFGTATTFDGARDIAADIGYPVLVRPSYVLGGRGMEIVYDEQALASYIARATEISDDRPVLVDRFLEGAVEIDVDALYDGTDIYIGGIMEHIEEAGIHSGDSACTLPPITLGAAQIEQVRASTLALAKGIGVRGLLNVQYALADGVLYVLEANPRASRTVPFVSKATAVPLAKACARVMMGRSIAELRTEGILPATGDGSTTPAGAPVAVKEAVLPFNRFRRADGTGVDSLLSPEMKSTGEVMGIDADFGRAFAKSQEGAGGALPTSGTVFVSVADRDKASILLPIKRLSDLGFSIMATAGTADVLRRNGIEVTTVAKGAEAAQGRRTVVDEIKAGEVDMIINTPYGTSGPRVDGYEIRAAAIGATVPCITTVPGASAAVQGIEAAIGASMGVASLQRRHAEMLGRA